The genomic interval TCTTACACTCGGCTGACACGCCTGGATACCAAGATGTATAGTTGCCTATAGCAACACTGCGGTTCAAACCTCTTAGAAAGCCATGCTGGTTGTTGTCAGCACTCGTCATAAGAATGAAACCAACGAGCATGGGCTACTGTACTCTGCAATCAGTGCTGATTTAGAAAGTGATTCACTATAGATACTCAAGTTCCCCTTTCATGTTCCAGTTAATACTGAACAAATGCAGTGAGACAACAATTCAACGGAACTCCTGATGTGTAATCCAATTGAAATTCCACCTAGCCCTTAATTAGGACATGTAAGTTTGTCTCTTCATTCAAACAGTGAGTATCAGCTAAGCATGGGAAACAGACCAACCCAAAGGTAAACTGTGATATTGGAGCGATACTGTATGTGTAGgctactcctttttttttctgcagcagttaaagCTTTGTTACTCATCCCCCTCCACCTTGTTCTtatctcttccttcctcctcttatCTTTAACAGTTTGCTCACTCTGCCTTTGTTATACTTAAAACTACTAGTACCTAATAGTAATCTGTGTAATAGTGGTTGCACAGTATCTATTCATTGCACTCATACATgtaagttgtttgttttttcaataaagtttaatcTCATCTGGGGGTAGATGAGTCAAATGATGAATCGTTTTCATTGAAAATACTGAGTGATGGGGAATGTACCGTCATATATAAGGGTTAAGTAAGTAAAGTCACGctaaaaagcttttatttacaATGACAACAAGTGAGCGCAGTTCGTTATGTCATCTCTCCCACGTCCGCCGACCATATTTGGTCACAGGAACCACATGTGCGCCTCAAATCGGGTCCCAACTGCAGTGTCATCCTGACATCATCTCGGCGCAATTGTTTCTGTGGCGGGTGAACTAGAGCGTGTCGGGAGGGCTTTCCAAGAGTCCACACACAAAATGGACAAAAGTTCTCCAATTAGTGCATCAGTGTACACAAAGAGGGAATCAAAACGTCAGAAATGGGGGTGGGATCACATGGTCATTGCAGAGGTAAACATTGAGGTAAACATTGGTTCAAGGGGAGTGATGAGTCAAACCATGCCCCCTTGGGTTTTTCCATGAAACAAGTTTACAGAGATAAATTCTGGGTAAACATGAATGAACCCCAACTCTTTGATTCTGCTCAGCAAAGTCACTGCTCTGTAAACTTTCTCCTAGAAGAGGCCCACGctttgtttatgtgtatgttttGGAGAATAATGAGGCAAAATACGGCACTTGCCAATGATTTAATGTTTATTCTGAGCCTACGGTTGAGTCATCTTGTTTTGAGGTGAAACCTCTCTTAACCTCTCTTAACGTTGCAGTGACTTCTGTTGCACTCACTGAACCCTTTTTAACTGTCGGAAAATTGCCACATATGGTACTGTACATGGCTGTGAAGTGTGGTGGAAGCTTGAAGGCATACACTTGGGTAGAAAGTATTTAATAGGTGTGAACTCAGCAGGCCAGTGGATGCACACAAGCTGCGCCTGAAGTAAGCTGCCACTCTTGCATACAACGCTGTGGTCTAAGCCACCAGCAGCAAGTCTGGCTGACATGTTTAGGCACTTAGGGAAACACCTCTCActctgccagaaaaaaaaaaagcttgtggGAGGTATCCAAAAGATTTTGATAAATCTTTGACACGCTAATACTGTGCAAAGTGAGGTGTTACCAGCTAGGGGCTATGAAAGCCGTGCCAGGTGCGGTACTGTAGAAACACAGTAACATGTATATccttagagaaatatttgttaGCGTGTCTCAGTCCcttgttctttcattttgattaaTTACATTAAGAGCCCCTTTGCAGGCAATATGTCAAGAGATTATCGGTATTAAACCACATGAAAGtagatgtgtatgaatgtttaAGAGggtttgtttttgcaaaagtACAAGGTCAGCATACTGTGTATAACCCATTTTATTAAGGGATTGAGGGCATTTTTATTTGCTTGAGACTGCTTTAAGGTGTAAAAGCTCTTAGTAACCTACTGTACTACTACTAAAACTACAGCCTTAATCCTGTAAGAGGATTGTCCTTATACCTCAGCATGGAGCTCTTCACTTCCTATCATCAAATGTTACTTCTTATTAAAGCTAACAATCTGCTATCTGTTGATATGTTAAGCTTCATTTAGGCAGTCAATGGGGGACATTTCCAATGACTACATCCattatttatacagtctatgctttgGTTAAAGTCCCAAGTCTATATATGTTGAATAGTCTTTTCATTATAAATGAAGTCAAGGCTGGACGGCCCCAAACATGGTTGGGTTTGAGCACTGGTTTCATCAATTTCtcattcttttctctttttttcagtatgcaaaacagaagaagaagatcattTATCGTAGAGTATCTGACAGTGGGAAGAGTAGGAATCCGGGATGAGAaagtcatgatttggtcttatttagttttgtatttcagcgtttaggtttccatgttttaatttatcctgtttatcccagtgttgcttgtttcccttgtgtgtttttgtcctaatgtttcatagtttagtctttagtgttttcttgagttctgtgtgtcttcagtgtttcatgacttagtttgtagttctcctcagtgtttcttgtattttattcctgcctctgtgtgtttcccagtgttattgccctgattgtcctcacctgtgtcttgttagcctcacctgtgtctgattaccctatgTACTTGCgcacttgggtccagttcctgATTTTCCACACCCGTGACAGGGAATGACTTGCAGCAGAGTACAGGGATTTTTCCTTGAACTATTGGAGTGTCCACTTCGAGGAATACAGCCCCTACAAGTGGCGTGCAATATAACCGTTAACCCTGCAAATGGATATTATATACCTTGTAAGTGAAGAGGTATCACAAAGTTGAACTACTTCTAAATTGATAATGCATATATGGACGATTGGTATGACTTTATTGCAGAACTGTTTCCTACAGTAGTGGATTTGTGTGGTAATGTGCTTGTCAGTCAGATGACTTTGttatataatttaatttgattgCCTTCATATCAAATTGTGGGTTGGTTGCACGTCTTAAAACCTTTAATCAGCTCTTTATGTTGTGGTTTTCACATGCCTGCAGCTCACTGGGGTCACAGAGGAGTCAAATCTgtgctacaaaaaaaactaaaagatgaGGTTGTTTAACATGTGACAGCCTGCCTCCACAGGACATCTTCTGCAGTGGTAACCCTCTAGTTCCTGATTTTTGCCATGTCaagtctctctcccccccccccccccccccccccccccccacaaccacATACAATATATCGACTTTCACTGTCAGTCACGCTCTTCGCTGACAAATTCCTTGATCTTTAGGATTTATCTCAAAGACTGGCTGTAAAAAGTACATAAAAGCAGTTCAGTGTGTGACAACCAACTGAAAAAACTAACAAGTGTCTTTTCAAGAGGTAGGAATTAAAAGTGATATTTTAATGAAGCTTCcaaatatgtaactttttaaaaacagatttattgtcaggcttttgcctttatttgataggataGTGGACAGAGTGGGaaatcagaagagagagagagagaggggaatgcaTACGGacaaggagccacaggttggacttgaacccagcCCGTACATGCCTCTGTAAGTGgtctaaccgctaggccatctgcacccccatttctttggttttcttACGGATGTTTTAGAGTTTTTTGTTGACGTGTACAAAGGACAAGTTTTAAGTTACTTCTTTACTTCCTATGAAACCAACAGACCCTCTTTTTCTAGCCTGAAATCAAATTACTCTCAGATTTATAATCTTTtacaaaaaggtgaaatgttggCTGTATAGCCACTAATAAATTGTATCTCAAATCTGtaatttaaaaggttttttttaaattgtcatattGTTGTATATGTATTTTAATTGATCTTCACATAGTGTAATGAGGTTTTATGCCACTGAGTGTTATACGTTGTTAATTTGTTTGCTCACCCAAAGGCCGAACTAGGGACAAGTGTTGGAAATTATCAATAGCTATAAACTCTCTGTGCaccacatcagtttcatgctgtgttgaaaatatgttgaattgcattgtccctattcaATTAAAAAATCAGAGATGAATAAAATGCAATGGAAACGTTACTATTTTATGTGATTTTATTCATGTATATTAGTCTATGCTTCATTATGTTCCAGACagtacagtttaaataaataaacaaatcctTAGCAAAATCAAATGAGTAGATATGAATTCAACAAACCAATCCTTGACTCGTGCAGAGTTGAAGACTTTTAAGTCAACTCCGTTTCCTAAAGCTTCCTTTTTGTATATGACATCATCCCAtcacaatataaaatataaataaatggcTGAACACCACCTTGAGCATTCACTGACAATTACAAAGTACCAGAAGCTCAAGCATGTTTATTCcaaacataatattcacctccCACTACACAAGTTCCAGAGACGTAATTGAAGGTCAGCTTGGACAGGGCAGCTGTTTTACACAAAAATGTTCCAAGGCCAGAGAACCTTTGCCTCTTGAGTCCAAGTGTTCCTGTTCTGTTTAGgtctttaaagttttgtttccaATTTAGAAGCCCCCCACCCCAAAGAGAAGTTTAGCAAACACGTGTTTAAATATCGTATCACATCTGAGGATGTAACTATGTGCTAACCCTGGAGGTGTAACGTATACAAAACATCAAATGctacaaaacacatttgaattaaCACATTTTGACAAGTTTGACTGTATGTTATATTTTCTATAATCACAAAAGAAAACTTTGCAATAATCTTGAGTTAGATAACTGGTTTTGGCTTTTCTTTGAGTACAGTTGAGGTGATTTGTGATacttaattaataaataaatcaatatacACTATCTCCTCACCTTACTGTACCCTTACCTTAGAGCATCCAAATCTTGGATATCTAAGTTTCTTCACCAACTGGATAAAATAAGCCTCCCTTAGAAGACAAAACTTACACACTTGTGAgctaatgtacattttttttctatataccttcaccaaaggaaaaaaaactttcttatgTTAGAAATTGTCTTTCATGGCTCTAAGAGAGTACTCTCCAGGGGAGCCAAAACTTTGCTTTACTCTACATcgttttcttcttcatcctccatgCCAGGCAGCTCTTTCTCTGGTAGCAGACCATAGCTATTGAAGAATGCCTCCACATCCGTGGCAAAGAACTCCTCGTTTAGGTGCTGCGTGCAGGCCAGGAAGTTCCCCAGAAGTTCTCCAGCCTTGTACACCAACAACGTGGGCAACACCTCGTCCGAAAAACGCTCCGCAGCACCTGATGCAACAGCGTCAATCCGGCAGAACTTTACAGTTGGGTACTCTGTGGCCAGGCAGTCAAGGCAGTTGTTGAGCTCCTCACAACCTTTGACCCCATCCTTGTAGATGTGGACAACTACTACTGTACTATAATGTTCCTTCTCAATCACTTCTAGGAAGGCCTCGCCACTGTCCAGGTCATGAACACCTTCAAACTTGGGCCCAAAGCTGAGTTTATCATGCATCTCCTGCATGCAGCGCTTCCTGTATTTCTTCAGACATCCCGCATCTTCCTCCTTAAGCAATTCATACTCTTGGACACTCATCTGGAATGACAATCAAACGATAGCTTCAGGTTATAGTGGCTATTTGATTTGAACACTTTTTTATGGTCATTGGATACATTCTTTaatgttataaaacaaaatattttttgaattatttaaagagGTTTTTTAATAGGATATAAACGGTATCATGTACATAAGGAGATGTCAGTATGTATACACTTCTAATAACAGCAATGAGGCTGCTAGTGTGGTGGTGACATTGATGTACAATACCAGACATGGAGAAAAGTGAGGGCCATTAGTGGGAAGGTGAAGAAAAATACTGCTTGAATGAGGGTAATTAATACTCTAAGGACCTGATTAACAAAGGGAGTTGGCGGCTTTTGCACCCAATGTACCTGTGTAAATGAGACAAAAGACACTGTCTAATTCACAAAGGTTTAAATGCGCCCCTGAACGGCTACAGAGCAAATAGCATATCTGTGCGCAGGGGCTGTTTGGTCGTATTATAATGAGCCACTATGCATTCATTTGGGTCAACATTGGCCCCTTTCTAATGACCCTCGTTGCAAAATCCACCTCATTTCCAAACAAGGACTCTAACTCTAACGGAGGTGGTGAATATGCCAAGGTATTTATAAAGGATGTCACGTGCAACTTTCCAATGATATAAAGTTTCACCCCACATACCACATATTTGTCTTCATGTGGGGAGATGGTCTGGGTTGTTATGCAGGACAGTTatggattttttgtttttctttcaaatctaGACAAGCTGCTCTCTTGCCTGCTCCTGGGGGGAGGCTTTGTTATAAACGGTGAAAGTTGTATCATATCTGTAAAGACCCTAGGCTTTTCAATCATGAGCTTTGTTGTGTTGGCAGCAAAGACGCAGCAGATTCATGAGCTGCCACAAGTCATTCTTAATGAATTCCCACTAAGTTAGTTCTGTAAGCTTAAAGTAAACTTCTTCTGAGCTTCTTCTGTCATGTACTGTATTCATTGGGTTAACATTAGCTTTAGCTAGCAGATCGCTATCTATCAGGAGTTTCTTTCCCCTGTTTTTCAAAAGTCTGCTCTACCATTATATATAAAACTCTTGCAGTGCTGCAATCTTTTTGTTCACAGCTGTAAACCTTCGTAAATCCCCAGATGCAGTTTGAGTAGACTTTTCTTTTAGATCATGGCGGTTTGTAATTGTTGCTATATAACATTTCTGCTGCGGCCTGTTTGGTTGTACCTTGCGGTTAAGGTTTGCTCTGGAGTCATCTTTTGGCCTCCCCGGGGATGACATCTGTCTCAGAAGTTCCCTTTTTGCAGGTGGCAAGTTTTCCGGGTCCATACTCTCCAACTTAAACCTCCTCCAGTCATTTATGACACCTTTAGGACCTATggagaagaaaaatgtattaaattattaaacttTTAGGAAAAATAAGATGTAGAAAAGGGTTGTGTTGCCTGGATTCTGATTAAGTATATTTAGTTTATACAGGCAATAAAGAGTCAATCTTAAGCCTGTTCCTGTCGTAAATGTACAGCAATGAATCATGTGTGAGTAAGGTTTCCTGTTAAATTTGGGGATTAAAGCGTCATCCCAGCCTTCTAAGACGTGCACTCATTGCACCACTGTTACATAAGACAAAGAAGATTAGAGGTTCTGTTAAACTGCCAAAGCTCCTCAGATCTGTACTCTACTTTGGTCTTTCTGTTGTCTGCTACTGCCAATTGCTCAGTatgaaggcttttattttgctgttttgcAGTCATTTCTATCAAAggctaaatgtttatttttcatgttaacgtAAATGTATATTAGCACTGATAGTACAATCAGATTCACCAAtgaaagaacagataaagaccACCATGTCAGTTGCTGTGTGACACCATGGCTTCTACTTACCTGTGTGGGTCGCAGTCTCCTCCAAGTCAATCAATTTGTCAGACATTCTTCTGGTTTTTCTGCATAcaagagagttagagagagttTCATAAGGCCATCATCCAAAGGGGTTATGTGTTGGTTATTTCCTTTTTACGTCTGTTAGGGGTTTACAGCCTGTAATACGTGTTTATTCTCATTGTTCTCGATTACATAATTGTATAGCTACAGATTTAAAACCTTTGCACGGCGATAGAGCCACTGGAAACCAAGTGAGTCCCATgataattaaattaatgcaGTCTAAGAGGATACTGGACTGCAACAGATCTGCGTCTTCCTTGCTGTTAGCTAATGTTTTCAGAAGGAACAGATGGAATTGGCATCTAAGAAAAAGGACACCatgagatgaaaaacaaacattatcacaataaatggatggatggatggatacaatgtttgtatgtataaaaaaagaaattttatttctatattaaaAGTAGAAATCTAACGAATATGCATGTGATCATGCTCGTGCACTTAAATTATAATTGTTTCGCATTTTTGAGTAGGAAATGTGCAATGCAATTACATGAGATGTCAATTTGGGCCTCAAAACTGAActactttgtgatgtcattggtgtctgtgtttggatcagtgtatgtgtgtgtgtgtgtgatgtttacaGAGCCACTATCTCCTGGCCCATCTCCAGTGTTCCAATTAGTGTAGTCTCCCTTCCTGAGTGAAGTCACAGTGCTGATCTGGGCTCAAGATCTCTGTGGCCACCTCTCTAACCCTCAAATCCACATATGGAGATTTGCCGTATTTACTTCTAGCATGAGCCAATGAAGTCTTTTGTAAGGGTTTTGATTCTATGTGTGTGAGCAAGAGCCGGAGAAGAATCAGTTCAAAAAGCTGATTTTCAATCGGACACAAatctcaaaccaaaacaagatCACCTTTTTCCTCATTCTGTGAAAAACTTCTTTACTTTAAAGAATGAAACTAACTTCACCTACATTTGACAAAACTTCTTTACTGTAACTATGCATAATGGATAATGGCAAATTAtttgagaaaatatttaaatcagatATGAAGACTCAAGACGGGACtcaaaatcagtctcaaatgacTGCAAATACATACAGACCAAATatctttgttgtattttatcCAATCCAGATTAAAGTTCCAGTTTCCCATAGGTTTTACCTGATTTAACTGGTGCTGTTCAACAAATAAGACATTAAGTGTTCCTTACCTTCCACAGTCACGGTGAAGTCCTTTCTTGAGTCAGTAGATAACCTCGCACTGGTCTACACTCAGTGACTTCACAAAGCTATCTGTGGCTGGAcgctgtgtgttgttgtgtgcatgcgtgcgtcTTTTCCAGCCAATGAGCTTGGTGTAATGGAGATTTCAAAaaaagaccctatagagcaaaCAGAAATAGAGCATAGATCCTAAGAGGATTTCTCCTCAGGAATTAGAAGCCTCTGCTTGATAGAGGCCTTAGTAGACATATTGACGagacagaggggggggagaatgaatgaatgaaagataGAAAGCatttaaaatccaaaacaagAGCCCTTTATATTCAAGAGCAACACACAATAACTACTGTGTTGTTAATGTTCAGGCTTTTAAACAGTACATGAAGAGTTAACTCAGAGAAGAGCATTATATCCTCGAGATGAACTCTGAAACAATGTGATCTTTTCTGGAATTCAGAGTTCTCCGAGGCATGGAGCATCACACGAAAATGAGCACATGATAGGAATATTACAGAACACAAAACACCCCTAGCTAGGGGTGGGGATCAGCTTTGGTGCTGCTTTATCACGCGcttctttattattttcctgCCGCTTACTCTCtcttttcaatgtgtttttttcccttttattttttaaccaccAGTAGCTTGAAAGTTTGgggaaggttgtttttttttcatattccaatatattattttttgaTGGGTATAGTATAGACAATTTAATACAGAATAATCTGTGTTAAACTGTTTAACCTTTGTCGTGAGAAACTTCTCATCCTTCTCTTCAAAAAAACTGCAACTATCGAATAAATGTAGCACTAAAAAGTCACAATATTTCCCAATGGAACAGGCTTACATTGAAGTATGATgtttgttaaagctcctgtgatgcCATGTCTATATTGGAGCCCTGTGGACAAAGATTAGGTAATTTATCCTGCATATGTTTTGGTAGTGTCTTCACGGTTTGCATTTTATGAaattctgctctctgtctgaaTAAGTAAGATACTGGTTGCTCATAATCCTAACAGAGGCTCTCATTTAGACCAGATACTTGTGTCTTTCAGTAACATACTGGTATGGTATTGTTATCAGTTTGTTGACTTTGCACAGGCAAATTAGATATTTGCAGTTCAGATGCAAACCCTACTCTGATCTGTCAGGATCAGCTGTGCAGATAAGACATGCTCTACTGATATAACGTGATGTATCTGAAAATGCATTCAGGCTGACTACCTGGTCACAATAAGGCAATTGCTGAAAATACTGGATCCCCACGGAGCGCAACTGAGGCACCGGTGTGGCAAGAAATGCAAGCAACATGTGACTTGTAATTCTGAGATGAACAGAGAATCATTTTCAAATTTCATGAAGAACATATCTCGTAAATCAGAGATACTTAATCTCTTTCGATTTGTATTTTCTCATGTGAATGCATCACGCTTTGGTCTTATTTGCTGTTGTCGATCATTGAGCGGCATCAGTGTTAATTTGAcgttgtttcataaccagcaaAAGAACTCTTCACGGGAGTTTTGAGTGTAAATGGAGCACATCAAAATAGTGTTAAGGTCTAGTGCTTAAATGTACCCAGCTATATTCAAACACTTCAGGCCCTTATAGTGGGAAAAATTAAcctattcttaaaaaaaacaccaaaaaggcatatattattatgattatataTTTGAGGGGGGGTTGTATAAAAGTTTCTCtgtgacagctgtcctgttttATTACGCTTAAGGAGGACTGTGTGTGGCCAGGAGTGTCAGGATATTTTCCTGTGAGAAATGTATGTAATTAGGTTTCACCAGAGAACAACAGAACCAATAAATTTCATGATATGTTTCCACAAGCCGCAGTAAGAAATAGTATCCTTTGATCACTCCTTAGTTCTTTGTCTTCCCCACATTCCTCCCTGTGAGCTCCCCTTAGATGAATGCTGATTCACTGCTGTGCAAACAGGAAGGGTTAATGCTCTCCACACCCTCTAGATATTTTCTGGGACTGCTCATGCAACCGTGTTCGACTTCTGTCCTTCCCC from Labrus mixtus chromosome 3, fLabMix1.1, whole genome shotgun sequence carries:
- the pdcb gene encoding phosducin b; the encoded protein is MSDKLIDLEETATHTGPKGVINDWRRFKLESMDPENLPPAKRELLRQMSSPGRPKDDSRANLNRKMSVQEYELLKEEDAGCLKKYRKRCMQEMHDKLSFGPKFEGVHDLDSGEAFLEVIEKEHYSTVVVVHIYKDGVKGCEELNNCLDCLATEYPTVKFCRIDAVASGAAERFSDEVLPTLLVYKAGELLGNFLACTQHLNEEFFATDVEAFFNSYGLLPEKELPGMEDEEENDVE